A genomic region of Desulfosarcina ovata subsp. ovata contains the following coding sequences:
- the tnpB gene encoding IS66 family insertion sequence element accessory protein TnpB (TnpB, as the term is used for proteins encoded by IS66 family insertion elements, is considered an accessory protein, since TnpC, encoded by a neighboring gene, is a DDE family transposase.): MILPRKPKRVFLAVGHTDMRKSINGLSVLVERAMDLDPFAGDLFVFCNRRRNMVKILYWDKNGFALWHKRLEKHRFHWPTTTDGVVSLRTKELEWLLAGLDFTRAHAQLRYRFAS; the protein is encoded by the coding sequence ATGATACTGCCCCGCAAGCCCAAACGGGTCTTTCTGGCAGTAGGCCATACGGACATGCGCAAGTCCATCAACGGGTTGTCCGTTTTGGTTGAACGGGCCATGGACCTCGATCCGTTTGCCGGCGATCTTTTCGTTTTTTGCAACCGGCGCCGCAACATGGTCAAAATTCTTTACTGGGATAAAAACGGTTTCGCCTTATGGCACAAACGGCTTGAGAAGCATCGATTCCACTGGCCCACAACCACGGACGGAGTCGTTTCCCTGAGAACGAAAGAACTGGAATGGCTGCTCGCCGGGTTGGATTTTACGCGTGCTCATGCGCAATTAAGATACCGTTTCGCAAGCTGA
- the tnpA gene encoding IS66 family insertion sequence element accessory protein TnpA, translating into MPEEIDQINTHRKRSFWEHHLGRWQQSGLSQRAYCRQNDLKPHQFYYWRRRILKPRPDVSFLPVTLPADSVRQRHGVRILMANGCAIELEGWDQHAELRQLVAMVAAL; encoded by the coding sequence ATGCCGGAAGAAATCGATCAGATCAATACTCATCGCAAGCGCAGCTTCTGGGAGCATCATCTTGGGCGGTGGCAACAAAGCGGCCTGAGCCAGCGGGCATATTGCAGGCAGAACGATCTCAAACCCCACCAGTTTTATTACTGGCGACGGCGTATCCTGAAGCCGCGGCCGGATGTTTCGTTTTTACCGGTGACGCTGCCTGCGGATTCGGTTCGACAACGTCACGGCGTCCGCATCCTCATGGCCAATGGGTGTGCTATTGAACTGGAAGGATGGGACCAGCATGCGGAACTGAGGCAGTTGGTCGCCATGGTGGCGGCTTTATGA
- a CDS encoding reverse transcriptase domain-containing protein, with translation MELRMRESYGEGVAHHTGPESCAGDRKVKGEALTGVRTGQPLSGEIYLSRTPTLLSEAEGHTEGGGMREPLLGPAPSETLRTCGNSMHGNREIPQVPSQDGRDGRTWKAKSHTLVMHACGKSDACIVPKRPPNNAREDLVAETVEERRAIKGNVVQPAMPRTQSRKSMLPGLRRVREAARKDKDVQFTSLLHHVTVTQLKDSYLALKRQAAAGVDGVTWLAYRENLDQRLASLHSRVHEGTYRALPSRRVYIPKPDGRKRPIGIAALEDKIVQHAVGKVLSAIYEEDFLGFSYGFRPGRGQHDALDALFVGLTRKKVNWVLDADIKGFFDAIGHKWMQRFVEHRIADPRVLRLVRKWLRAGVSEKGQWAKTTVGTPQGGLCKALHNPPYAKFAIMQSKSLNVQYFQHMH, from the coding sequence ATGGAGTTGAGAATGAGAGAGTCTTACGGTGAAGGAGTAGCGCACCACACCGGCCCCGAGTCATGCGCCGGTGACCGTAAGGTTAAAGGCGAAGCGTTGACAGGGGTACGCACGGGCCAGCCATTGAGCGGCGAAATATATTTATCCAGGACGCCGACGCTGTTAAGCGAAGCGGAAGGCCACACCGAGGGCGGCGGTATGCGCGAGCCGCTCCTGGGTCCTGCGCCGTCGGAGACCCTGCGCACGTGCGGAAACTCCATGCACGGGAACCGGGAGATCCCACAGGTTCCTTCCCAGGATGGCAGGGATGGACGGACCTGGAAGGCCAAAAGCCATACGCTGGTCATGCACGCCTGTGGGAAGTCGGATGCCTGCATAGTACCTAAGAGGCCGCCGAACAATGCCAGGGAAGACTTGGTTGCGGAGACGGTGGAGGAAAGGCGGGCAATCAAGGGAAACGTGGTGCAACCGGCCATGCCCCGGACCCAGAGCCGGAAAAGTATGTTGCCCGGGTTGCGGCGCGTGCGAGAAGCAGCACGAAAAGACAAGGATGTACAGTTCACCTCGCTTCTACACCATGTGACCGTCACCCAGCTAAAGGACAGCTATCTTGCCTTGAAGAGACAGGCCGCTGCCGGCGTGGACGGCGTTACATGGTTAGCGTACAGAGAGAATCTGGATCAAAGATTGGCAAGCCTACACAGCAGAGTGCATGAAGGAACCTATCGTGCACTGCCCTCCCGGCGCGTGTACATTCCCAAACCAGACGGTCGCAAAAGGCCTATAGGAATCGCGGCTCTGGAAGACAAGATTGTACAGCACGCGGTAGGAAAGGTGCTGTCTGCCATCTACGAGGAAGATTTTCTTGGTTTTTCTTACGGGTTCAGGCCTGGTCGCGGCCAGCACGACGCGCTGGACGCACTGTTTGTCGGACTGACCCGTAAGAAGGTGAATTGGGTGCTCGATGCAGACATCAAGGGCTTTTTCGACGCCATCGGCCACAAATGGATGCAGCGTTTTGTAGAGCACCGGATAGCCGATCCTCGGGTACTCCGCCTAGTGCGCAAATGGCTACGAGCTGGGGTATCGGAGAAGGGGCAATGGGCCAAGACTACAGTGGGAACACCGCAAGGTGGTTTATGCAAAGCTTTGCATAACCCGCCTTATGCGAAGTTCGCGATTATGCAAAGTAAATCGCTTAATGTACAATATTTCCAACACATGCACTGA
- a CDS encoding tyrosine-type recombinase/integrase translates to MSVLYDSGCRVQELADLRVRDVVVDNPALLILTGKGNKMRRVPLMKNTLTLLQHYLQEHSLDKDWKKDYPLFVNKHRSKLTKEGIAYIISQYVVSAKKISASMPEKVTPHMFRHSKAMHLLQAGVSLIYIRDFLGHEDIKTTEIYAKCDTELKRQAIENAYPTLVDSNLPDWNKDAALLEWLSNLK, encoded by the coding sequence TTGAGTGTTCTTTATGATTCAGGATGCAGAGTGCAGGAATTAGCCGATCTCAGGGTACGGGATGTTGTAGTGGACAATCCGGCACTGCTTATCCTCACTGGAAAAGGCAATAAGATGCGCAGAGTTCCTCTAATGAAAAATACTCTGACCTTGCTTCAACATTACCTTCAGGAGCATTCCCTTGATAAAGATTGGAAAAAGGACTATCCGCTTTTTGTCAACAAGCATCGTAGCAAACTCACTAAGGAAGGCATTGCCTACATCATCTCTCAGTATGTTGTTTCGGCGAAAAAGATATCTGCAAGCATGCCGGAAAAAGTGACGCCACATATGTTTCGCCACAGCAAAGCAATGCACCTGCTGCAGGCTGGCGTTAGCCTTATCTATATCAGGGATTTTCTCGGACATGAGGATATCAAAACCACCGAAATTTACGCAAAGTGTGATACCGAATTGAAACGTCAGGCCATCGAAAACGCCTATCCAACTCTGGTAGATAGCAATCTTCCCGATTGGAATAAAGACGCTGCATTGTTGGAATGGCTTTCAAATCTGAAGTAG